One region of Thiomonas intermedia genomic DNA includes:
- a CDS encoding TRAP transporter substrate-binding protein, translated as MERRSFVKHAGLAGILAAGSAPAVMAQQAVRWRLASSFPNSLDTIYGAANVFAQKVKELTNGKFEISVHAAGELVPAFGVVDAVQQGTVECCHTAPYYFFGKDPTFALGGTVPFGFNSRQMTAWMFQGNGLKLMREFYSQYNFINFPCGNTGAQMGGWFRKPIKSLADMKGLKMRIGGFAGKVIERIGVVPQNIPGGDIYPSLEKGTIDAAEWIGPYDDLKLGFYKVAKNYLYPGWWEGGLELDLYVNQKAYNALPADYKAAVDAATAYAHVNMQAAYDAKNPPALKELVGKGAKLQGFPKDVMEAAYKAANDVYNELSSSNPHWRKVYTDWVKFRNDEILWFRFAENEFDRFMSTRKLT; from the coding sequence ATGGAACGTCGCTCCTTTGTCAAACACGCCGGCCTCGCCGGCATTCTCGCCGCCGGTTCCGCGCCGGCCGTCATGGCCCAGCAGGCGGTGCGCTGGCGCCTGGCCTCCAGCTTTCCCAATTCGCTCGACACGATTTATGGCGCCGCCAATGTGTTCGCGCAGAAGGTCAAGGAATTGACCAACGGGAAGTTCGAGATCTCGGTACACGCCGCCGGGGAACTGGTGCCCGCGTTCGGCGTGGTCGATGCCGTGCAGCAAGGCACGGTGGAGTGCTGCCACACCGCGCCGTACTACTTCTTCGGCAAAGACCCGACCTTCGCCCTGGGTGGCACGGTGCCGTTCGGTTTCAACTCGCGTCAGATGACGGCGTGGATGTTCCAGGGCAACGGTCTCAAGCTCATGCGCGAGTTCTACAGCCAGTACAACTTCATCAACTTCCCCTGCGGCAACACCGGGGCGCAGATGGGTGGCTGGTTCCGCAAACCGATCAAGAGCCTGGCCGATATGAAGGGCCTGAAGATGCGCATCGGCGGTTTCGCCGGCAAGGTGATCGAGCGCATCGGCGTAGTGCCGCAAAACATTCCCGGCGGCGACATCTATCCCTCGCTGGAGAAGGGCACCATCGACGCGGCCGAATGGATCGGGCCTTACGACGATCTGAAGCTGGGCTTCTACAAAGTGGCGAAGAACTACCTTTACCCGGGCTGGTGGGAAGGTGGCCTTGAGCTTGACCTCTATGTCAACCAGAAGGCCTACAACGCCTTGCCTGCCGACTACAAGGCCGCCGTCGATGCCGCCACGGCCTATGCCCACGTCAACATGCAGGCCGCCTACGACGCCAAGAACCCGCCCGCGCTCAAGGAGCTGGTGGGCAAGGGTGCCAAGCTGCAGGGTTTCCCGAAGGATGTGATGGAGGCAGCGTACAAAGCCGCCAACGACGTCTACAACGAGCTGTCCTCGAGCAATCCGCACTGGCGCAAGGTCTATACCGACTGGGTCAAGTTCCGCAACGACGAGATCCTCTGGTTCCGTTTTGCCGAGAACGAATTCGACCGTTTCATGTCCACGCGCAAGCTCACCTGA